One genomic segment of Hordeum vulgare subsp. vulgare chromosome 2H, MorexV3_pseudomolecules_assembly, whole genome shotgun sequence includes these proteins:
- the LOC123424413 gene encoding uncharacterized protein LOC123424413 yields MDCQTSHCDLLDDDDDLGILVSLLSHWYQQLADHGDKLFSHLTGVHTFRCREIDQWRFNNNDLILVLDNRSIGFYGCSDSLGGDRHVIHHGLLPLRETPWTATTGTHSPLWVAPAVDHCRHRPPTGALVPWQQTQGRMVEGYRRARMKGYL; encoded by the exons ATGGATTGCCAAACCAG CCACTGTGACCtcctcgacgacgacgacgacctcgGTATCCTTGTCAGCCTCCTCAGTCATTGGTACCAGCAGCTCGCTGATCACGGGGATAAGCTCTTCAGTCACCTTACAGGCGTCCACACCTTTCGGTGTCGAGAGATCGACCAATGGCGCTTCAACAACAACGATCTCATACTTGTCCTCGACAACCGGAGCATCGGATTCTACGGGTGCAGCGACAGCCTTGGGGGTGACCGGCATGTCATCCACCATGGGCTTCTCCCTCTCAGGGAAACCCCTTGGACGGCTACCACAGGAACCCATAGCCCGTTATGGGTTGCTCCGGCTGTCGATCACTGCCGGCACCGACCACCGACCGGCGCCTTGGTGCCTTGGCAGCAAACTCAGGGAAGAATGGTGGAGGGGTACCGACGGGCGAGGATGAAGGGCTATTTGTAG